In the Phaseolus vulgaris cultivar G19833 chromosome 7, P. vulgaris v2.0, whole genome shotgun sequence genome, one interval contains:
- the LOC137828020 gene encoding translation initiation factor IF3-1, mitochondrial: protein MAFWHQIGKSKLRILCTQSQRSYIHLLHASAPKPCLKDIPQPNSVFHARPTSVFSTVRFFAAPVQFQVKRRNEEDDPSARRLNEKIIASYVRLVEDDENHSIVPTFEALERAKTLKLDLVEVDKNAKPPVCKIMDFNKEMYKRREREKQRAKSKADMTLRNDVKEVRFSEKIEAKDLKNKADMIRKLMDKGYRVKCKVTGKENQDLTVLFSPLLALMEDVCFVESGPSMAKKDAYMIVRHIKFGVTKRSGKKIQNAANAMTQEGNLESSTANPSDSVEYESHAESGFESEEDLFDGDKLSKSSRSAFSSNMNKTSSADYQPNAAAETAFLSRSNDPVSPPVSQNRYRRTDHQGENNIQSNAQVPPAVTENRYKKVEPRNRFQQTSYNTGQNNYQGPGTRDAFRSAPPPNWNRTRQAPVNFNDDTRIENNRQAFTPPGSRHSMPSRDNIDNHPSNASNTPRPGYGNFRGPNEGIPNHAGAPNTTRPPSYGNFRGPNEGFPNHAGAPNTTRPSYGTFSASNDGIPKHHSAPNTPKTF from the exons ATGGCGTTTTGGCACCAAATCGGAAAGTCCAAGCTCAGAATCCTCTGCACCCAATCCCAACGATCTTACATTCATCTTCTCCATGCTTCCGCCCCCAAACCCTGCCTTAAGGACATTCCGCAGCCGAATTCCGTGTTTCATGCCAGACCCACAAGCGTTTTCAGTACCGTGAGGTTCTTCGCTGCTCCTGTTCAG TTTCAGGTAAAGCGCAGGAATGAGGAGGATGATCCGAGTGCGCGACGGTTGAATGAGAAAATCATAGCTTCATATGTCAGGCTTGTTGAGGATGATG AAAACCATTCAATAGTACCAACGTTTGAAGCATTGGAACGTGCCAAGACGCTTAAACTTGATTTAGTCGAg GTTGATAAAAATGCCAAACCTCCGGTCTGTAAAATTATGGACTTCAACAAGGAAATGTATAAGCGACGAGAAAGGGAAAAGCAGCGTGCTAAAAGCAAG GCTGACATGACACTACGAAATGATGTTAAAGAAGTGCGATTTTCTGAAAAAATT GAAGCAAAAGACCTGAAGAACAAAGCAGATATGATTAGAAAGTTAATGGATAAGGGTTATCGAGTGAAG TGCAAGGTAACAGGCAAGGAAAATCAGGACTTGACAGTATTATTTTCTCCTCTCCTTGCTCTG ATGGAAGATGTGTGCTTTGTGGAAAGTGGACCATCAATGGCAAAAAAAGATGCATATATGATCGTCAGACACATTAAGTTCGGGGTAACGAAGAGAAGTgggaaaaaaattcaaaatgcaGCAAATGCTATGACTCAGGAAGGTAATCTAGAGAGTTCAACAGCCAATCCTAGTGATTCTGTTGAATATGAGAGTCATGCAGAATCTGGATTTGAATCGGAGGAGGACCTCTTTGATGGTGACAAGCTTTCTAAAAGTTCCCGGTCTGCATTTAGCAGCAATATGAACAAGACTTCCTCTGCTGATTATCAACCAAATGCTGCTGCAGAAACAGCCTTTTTGTCAAGAAGTAATGATCCAGTATCTCCTCCTGTGTCCCAAAATAGGTATAGGAGAACTGATCATCAAGGTGAAAATAACATCCAATCTAATGCACAAGTGCCTCCTGCTGTGACTGAGAACAGGTACAAAAAAGTTGAGCCAAGAAACAGATTCCAGCAAACATCATATAATACAGGTCAGAACAACTATCAAGGTCCAGGAACAAGAGATGCATTCAGGTCGGCACCACCGCCGAACTGGAACCGGACGAGGCAAGCACCGGTAAATTTCAATGATGATACCAGAATAGAAAATAACAGACAAGCTTTTACTCCCCCTGGATCAAGACATTCAATGCCTTCCCGTGACAATATCGACAATCATCCTTCAAATGCTTCTAATACCCCTAGACCTGGTTATGGCAATTTTAGAGGTCCAAATGAGGGTATCCCCAACCATGCTGGTGCTCCCAATACCACAAGACCTCCTAGTTATGGCAATTTTAGAGGTCCAAATGAGGGTTTCCCCAACCATGCTGGTGCTCCAAATACCACAAGACCTAGTTATGGCACTTTCAGTGCTTCAAATGATGGCATCCCCAAGCATCACAGTGCTCCCAATACTCCCAAGACCTTCTAG